GGTCATCATTCGGGGGAGAAGCGGGACATTCTCCCTGTAGAGGAGATTGGCCACACGCTGGATGGCGACCGCTTCCAGACCTGGATAAGCCAGAACGATCTCTTCGAGACTGCGTGCCGCTGGGTCACCTGCGTAGGCGGCCTCGACGTCTGTTTTGAGTAGGGCACGAACACCGGGAATGCCTACGAAGAAGCGCCCTGTGATGTCACTCGCTTTTTTCCTGAGTTCATCGTCGGAGGTATTGGCCTCGCGTAGGCTGACGGTGATCGCCGAATCCAGTTGGTCTGCGATCTTGTCGATGATCTCCTGCGCCGCACCGGGCAACTTCTCAGAGGAGACGGCCTCATCGGAGAAAAAGCCAGGAAAGAGTAGGTGCAGAAGGTCCTCGCTGAGCGTGGCAACAGCGTTTTTCGAAGGAAGATTCGACCGGTCGACATGGTTGATACCTCCACTCTCCCGGTAGGAATCGAGGATCGGCTGGAGCAGGTGCTTCCGGGAGTTCATCCTTCTCACCTTATCGGTTTCGGGTTGCCCGTGCCAGCAAAAGCCCCCTTGTGCACCAGTCAGCGTATTCAAGCAAGGCATGGCGGACGTTTGACACGGCTTCTGGCTGTGGCTATGAGGGATCATTCCGAAACGCCATTGCGGCCTCTTCCTTTCAACCCTTCAAAATCATCCCTTCAAAATCTTATGACAACTTCCAAAAATATACGGATGATGATCGCCGATGTGGACGGCACTCTAGTTACTCAGGAAAAAGTTCTCACGGAGCGAGCCATAGCAGCAGTTCACAAACTCCATGATGCCGGCATTCTCTTTGCCGTCACAAGCGGTCGTCCCCCTCGCGGGATGTCGATGCTCATTGATCCCCTGAAGCTCACGACACCGATCTCGGGTTTCAACGGCGGGATTGTTGTCGATAGGGAGATGAATGTCATCGATCAGAAGGTCATCCAGCAAGATCTCGTGAAACCGATGTTCAAGCTCCTCAAGTCGATGTCGCTTGATGTCTGGGTTTATCAGGGAGCCAAGTGGTATGTGGGTAATCGTAAGGCGCCTCATGTGGACCGTGAGGCTTGGACGGTGAAGTTCGAGCCACTGGTGGTGGATGATATCGAATCGATCACCGAGAACGTGGCGAAAATCGTCGGCGTGAGTGACGACCTAAGCTCGATTCAGGCTGCCACAGAAGCTGCCCATAAGGAATTCGGGTCACATGTTTCCGCAGAACCCTCGCAGCCCTACTACCTCGATATCACGCATCCCGAGGCTAACAAGGGCTCGACCGTCGAGTATCTCTCCGCCAAGTACAACATCCCCTCCTCCGCCATCGCTACGATCGGTGACATGCCGACCGATGTCCTGATGTTCGAGCGCTCCGGCGTGGGTATTGCTATGGGCAACGCGAAGCCCGATGTGCAAAAGGCGGCACGCGATGTCACTCTCTCCAACGAGCAGGAGGGCTTTGCCGTCGCCGTGGAGCGCTTTATTCTGGGATTGGGTTAGAAGAGCGCCCAAATCAACTATCCCTAGCAATTCTTTAAGAGGCGTTTCGGCTCTCTCTTATCGGTTCCAAGGTGCGCGTGCCAGAAGAAGCCCCATGCCGCACCAGTCCGTGATGCCTGCAAAGATAAGTCCACCACCTACGAATGCTGAAAGGCCGAAGAATGCGTGATTCAGCAGAAATCCAAGAATCACACCTAGAAGAACGAAGCTGCCTGCACCAATCCGGACCTGTCGCTCGATACTGATGGTTTTGCGGCCTGTTCCCTCAATGGGGAGCCCAGAGGAAGCCCATGCCTCAGTTCCTCCCTCGATCACATGAACATCCGCAAAGCCATGTCCCTGCAACTTGGTCGCGGCAATTGCTGCACGACCTCCCTTCTCGCAGAGGAGGAGAATCGGAGCATTCTTCGGAAGAGATTCGGTGAAGGCATCGAGTGTATCCAGCGGAATGTTGCTAGCCCCGAGCGCTCTCCGGGCGGAGAACTCCGAGGGGGTGCGAACATCGAGCAGTATCGAAGAGTTGTTTCCTGTGGCGATCTCGCGTGCCTTGTGGGGCGAAACGATGGGAATAGTGTTACTCATTAAAGAGGCGTTCAGGGGCGGTGTGTGCTGGTGATTTCGTGAAGTGCCGCCACCAGCGCATCAATTTCATCCGTAGTGTTGTAAAACGCCAGGGAAGGTCGTACGGAACTCTCCAGTCCGAAGTGACGGATGGCCGGCATCGCGCAGTGGTGACCAGAGCGGACTGCGATCCCCTGTTTGTCAAGGTGTGAGGCAATCGTGTCGTTAGGGATACCGAGGATCACAAAGGAGAGCACGCTCGCCTTTCTAGCGGCAGTTCCAATGGGACGAAGACCCCGTACGGCAGCAAGCCTTGGTGTCGCATACTCGAGGAGTGAGTGCTCGTAGGCAGCGATATTGTGGATGCCAACCTTGTGAATGTAATCGATTGCTGCGCCGAGGCCTACTGCTCCGGCGATGTTCGGGGTACCCGCTTCGAATTTCTCCGGGGCATCCTGGAAGATCGTCCGCTCAAAGGTGACGTCCCGGATCATGTGTCCACCACCTTGCCACGGAGGCAGCATCTCGAGGAGGTGGGATTTGCCGTAGAGGGCTCCGATACCGGTAGGTCCGAAAACCTTGTGGCCGGAGAAGACGAGGAAGTCCGCGTCGAGGGCCTGCACGTTGATCGGGATGTGAGGGGTCGATTGGGCCCCGTCGACGAGAACATGGACGCCATGCGCGTGGGCTATCTGGATGATTTCCTCAATCGGATTGATGGTTCCGAGAGAGTTGGCTACATGCGCCACGGAAACCAGCTTGGTACGTGGTCCGAGCAGGCGGATGTATTCTTCGAGGATCAGTTCACCACGGTCGTTGATAGGGATAACCTTGATGACGGCACCGACTTGTTTGGCGAGCATCTGCCATGGAACGATGTTGGCGTGGTGCTCGAGCTGGCTGAGGATGATCTCGTCACCCTGACCGATGAAACGGCGCCCGAAGGTATTCGCCACAAGATTGATCGCCTCGGTCGTTCCACGGGTAAAGACAATCTCCTTGGAGGAGCGTGCGCCAAGGAAATCGGCGACCTTATCGCGAGCTCCCTCAAAGGCCTCCGTGGCTCGCACCGAGAGTTCGTAGGCGGCGCGATGGATATTGCTGTTGTCGTGTTCGTAGAAGTATGAGGTGGCGTCGATCACCGATTGCGGCTTCTGGGTTGTCGCGGCGTTATCGAGGAAGATCAGGGGCTTACCGCTGTTCTTTTCCGAGAGGATTGGAAAGTCGCGGCGCACTGCCTCCACATTGAATGAAGTGGATGGAAGTAGGGCTGAGTCAGATGTTCCTGTCTTGGGATTGCTAATGCTCTGTGGTGCCGGCTCGTCGAGGAAGTAATAGCTCGGAGTCTCCGAGTATCCGGTGAGAGGGATCGCCTGAGTCCCATCAGGTGAAGGCTTTGCTCCTTGAAGAGAGGGATCCAGTAGAAGATTGGGACGAGGGCCGAGAGGTTCACCAAACGGGAGATCCGGGCGAGAGGGCTCGGTTGTTGCAAGTGACTCGGTCGAGACGCTACCGGGTGAAAGGGAATGAATCGGAGGAGGATTCAACGCTCCATCCTGGGAATGGGAAGGGGAATAGGGTTGGAACTCATGGTTTTCCAAGCTCAGTTCACTAATGGGGGACGTGGATACAGGCGCGGATTCGGAAACTGCTGGAGTGGGCAAAGGATCCATTTCCTCGAAGTTTGTGAAGGAGATTGGTGAGTCTGAAGCGTCCGAATAGGAAGTAGGATAAGTCTCCGGATAGGCAGAGTAGTCCGGTGCGCCTGCATAGGAGTCCAAATAGGGCGTTGAGGCAAAGGTAGAAGGTTCGAAATGCTCGACGACATCGGCATTCGGAATCGAAAAGCCAGGATCGGGAGCGGATGACGGGAGCTTTCGGGAAAGCTGTTCCCGGAAGAGTCCTGCAACGAGATCGCTGTGTGCGGTCTCCCCGATCCCGGGGGGCGCGAAGCCCCCCGGGATGACGGGAATCGGCTCAGACATACTCGTGGTAGTGGCTCAGCACGACTCCATCGAGACTAGCAACCGCATCCTCCGCCAAGATGGCGAGTGAGAAGTAGCGGGTCACTAGGTGTGACGCGATGGAGTTGTCACTCGTGCCGCTGTAGCGGACGGAGAGACCTGGCTCGACTTCGCCGGGCACGCCCACCTTCTGGAGGCCGACGACACCGCGCTTGTCCTCGCCAACGCGGATGAGGAGGATGCGGGTGGTGCCGTCCTTGGCGATCGGCAGCTTATTCGAAGGAATAAGAGGTACGCCGCGCCAGGTGATGAACGGGGAACCGAAGAGGTGGACAACCACGGGAGGAACACCACGACGGGTGGCCTCACGGCCGAATGCGGCGATCGCCTTGGGATGAGCGAGGAAGAAAGCGGGTTTCTTCCAGATCAGGTTGAGGAGTTCGTCGAGATCATCCGGGGTCGGAGGTCCCTTGCGGGTCTTGATCCGATAGGCAGGGGGGACCTTATTGAGGAGTCCGAAGTCGGCGTTGTTGATGATCTCGCTCTCCTCGCGCTCCTTGACGGCCTCGACGGTGAGTCGGACCTGCTCGCGGAGCTGGTCGATCTTATTGCTGTAGAGATCGGTGATGCGGGTGTGGGTGTGGAGCACCGTAGTGATGGCACTCAGCTCGATCTCCTGGGGATCCTCCGCATAGTCGACATAGGTTGTAGGAAGTTCGTTCTCGCCGCCCCCGACAACGGCAAGTTCTGGAAGAAGGCCTCCGCCTTTGCCCTTCTTGTCGATGACGCGGTTGATGCGGTAGGCTCCGCCGTCAACGTTGACATAGGGGAGTAGGCTTAGGAGCCAGCGTGGCGTGATGTAATCCCACTGGGGGATGGTGACGGTGGCGGTGGAGAGTTGACGCGCCGCGATGGGTCCAAGGCTCAGGGTGTTCTTATTGCTCATGTTGTTGTTTTGTGAAGTGGTTGTATCGGTATAGTTGGTTTCTCAGATGATTGAAAGGATGTCCGTTATGCTTCATTCATCATGCCATCATGATTAGGTTAGAGTGGTTTCGAGAGGATTAGAGCTTGTGGCGGATTGAATATAAAACGACCAAGTTAATCGTCAAAAGTTCCAAAAAAAGGATCATGAGTTTTCAGTTGGAGATTTGTTTCTTGGTCAATTCGGAGGAATCTTTTCCTTTGGATGATTCTTGCTCAAGCGATTGAGGTAAAGGTGTTGAGGAGACGACAGAGAAAGTTCCCACTTTTCTGATTCGCACGATAATTCAGAGTCGTTGCGGATTCAACGGAAGCGGCGAGGATGCTCAGGCTGAGAGCTGAAAGCAGGGCTCTTCCCATGTGGTTCGGGCGTTCGGGATTTGATGGATGCATATCCCTTTCTATCACGACCAAAAAGATCGTCAAAGCAAAAAGAAACACTTCCCTTGTCATGAGGGTCTGATGAGACTCGATCCATGAAACACTTGATTGCCTCGACTGCTCCCCAAGCAACAATCCTCATCCGTCTAATGGTAGGTGGGATCTTCCTTTCCGAAGGCATCCAAAAGTTTCTTTATCCGGATCAGCTTGGTGCCGGAAGGTTTTTGAAAATCGGCATTCCCGCTCATGAAGTCCTGGGGCCTTTTGTGGGATGCATGGAGTGCCTTTGCGGGATTCTTATTCTTCTGGGGCTCCTCACCCGTTTTGCGACAGTTCCAATGTTGGCGACCATGTTCGTTGCGATAGTTTCCACCAAGGGTCCGATCCTTGTCGGACACGGGTTCCTTGGCTTCCTTCTGCAACCGCTCCCACGTTATGGCTTTTTGAGCCTCACCCACGAGGCGCGCACCGATCTCTGCATGATTCTAGGCCTGCTTTTTCTCCTGATAGCCGGGGCAGGCAAGTTCTCCATTGATCATTTACTCTCCCAGAGTCATCAAAGCAGATGAATGATCACCCCTCCGAAGTGCTCTGCGGGGCACGTCAGCCACACTCGCGCTTTTTGCTCTCCATCCAATTTCACGCTCCCTGAGAATCACGGAATACTTCCTTTCTAACGCAAGTAAGCCTGAGTTAAGGCTGCAGCGAAGGGCGTTGATTTTTGTGAGGGGTGTTGTTTTGCCTTGCGATTGCAACGCCGAGTGACTGGATGCTTCGAGTAGCCTGCGCTTCAGCACAGCCCTGCAGGAGAGCGCCGTCGGGATTCCCAACCGGATCAACTGATCGACCCTTGGAATCTCAACAACTCCTATCGGGCGCCATCTAATGCCAATTGACTCGCTCATTCCCATGAGACTCGCCACTCGCTACACTCGGGCTACCGTCGGCACTCTAACCTGCTCCTCTCATAGCAGGTTTCATCCCTTTCATCGTGGGAGTTCGGGTTTAAAAGAACCACTTGCTGCTGACGCCCATC
The sequence above is a segment of the Verrucomicrobiota bacterium genome. Coding sequences within it:
- a CDS encoding serine O-acetyltransferase gives rise to the protein MNSRKHLLQPILDSYRESGGINHVDRSNLPSKNAVATLSEDLLHLLFPGFFSDEAVSSEKLPGAAQEIIDKIADQLDSAITVSLREANTSDDELRKKASDITGRFFVGIPGVRALLKTDVEAAYAGDPAARSLEEIVLAYPGLEAVAIQRVANLLYRENVPLLPRMMTEWAHSRTGIDIHPGAAIGSHFFIDHGTGVVIGETCVIGNRVKLYHGVTLGARSFQKDEGGAIVKGLKRHPHVEDDVTIYPNGIILGGDTTIGARSTIGANVFLMKSVAPDTLLVRGEQIQSRLDKRNGQKKETVTVQLHEDEIDFMI
- a CDS encoding Cof-type HAD-IIB family hydrolase, translated to MTTSKNIRMMIADVDGTLVTQEKVLTERAIAAVHKLHDAGILFAVTSGRPPRGMSMLIDPLKLTTPISGFNGGIVVDREMNVIDQKVIQQDLVKPMFKLLKSMSLDVWVYQGAKWYVGNRKAPHVDREAWTVKFEPLVVDDIESITENVAKIVGVSDDLSSIQAATEAAHKEFGSHVSAEPSQPYYLDITHPEANKGSTVEYLSAKYNIPSSAIATIGDMPTDVLMFERSGVGIAMGNAKPDVQKAARDVTLSNEQEGFAVAVERFILGLG
- a CDS encoding rhodanese-like domain-containing protein yields the protein MSNTIPIVSPHKAREIATGNNSSILLDVRTPSEFSARRALGASNIPLDTLDAFTESLPKNAPILLLCEKGGRAAIAATKLQGHGFADVHVIEGGTEAWASSGLPIEGTGRKTISIERQVRIGAGSFVLLGVILGFLLNHAFFGLSAFVGGGLIFAGITDWCGMGLLLARAPWNR
- a CDS encoding SufS family cysteine desulfurase produces the protein MSEPIPVIPGGFAPPGIGETAHSDLVAGLFREQLSRKLPSSAPDPGFSIPNADVVEHFEPSTFASTPYLDSYAGAPDYSAYPETYPTSYSDASDSPISFTNFEEMDPLPTPAVSESAPVSTSPISELSLENHEFQPYSPSHSQDGALNPPPIHSLSPGSVSTESLATTEPSRPDLPFGEPLGPRPNLLLDPSLQGAKPSPDGTQAIPLTGYSETPSYYFLDEPAPQSISNPKTGTSDSALLPSTSFNVEAVRRDFPILSEKNSGKPLIFLDNAATTQKPQSVIDATSYFYEHDNSNIHRAAYELSVRATEAFEGARDKVADFLGARSSKEIVFTRGTTEAINLVANTFGRRFIGQGDEIILSQLEHHANIVPWQMLAKQVGAVIKVIPINDRGELILEEYIRLLGPRTKLVSVAHVANSLGTINPIEEIIQIAHAHGVHVLVDGAQSTPHIPINVQALDADFLVFSGHKVFGPTGIGALYGKSHLLEMLPPWQGGGHMIRDVTFERTIFQDAPEKFEAGTPNIAGAVGLGAAIDYIHKVGIHNIAAYEHSLLEYATPRLAAVRGLRPIGTAARKASVLSFVILGIPNDTIASHLDKQGIAVRSGHHCAMPAIRHFGLESSVRPSLAFYNTTDEIDALVAALHEITSTHRP
- a CDS encoding DoxX family protein, coding for MKHLIASTAPQATILIRLMVGGIFLSEGIQKFLYPDQLGAGRFLKIGIPAHEVLGPFVGCMECLCGILILLGLLTRFATVPMLATMFVAIVSTKGPILVGHGFLGFLLQPLPRYGFLSLTHEARTDLCMILGLLFLLIAGAGKFSIDHLLSQSHQSR